A stretch of Gouania willdenowi unplaced genomic scaffold, fGouWil2.1 scaffold_5_arrow_ctg1, whole genome shotgun sequence DNA encodes these proteins:
- the LOC114460680 gene encoding E3 ubiquitin-protein ligase TRIM21-like, with translation MSKFVDMSPACSGMFEHHFLCSICLEVLTDPVTTSCGHNFCKTCISTHWDTSTTSRCPVCNQVFSTKPQLKVNIMMREMVSQFRRESEKKAAAPGEVPCDVCTGTKVKALKSCLDCGVSYCETHLEPHLTASGLGRHQLMEPVDNLKSMMCTKHSKPLEMFCQSDQTRVCLMCSVLEHKSHQLVPLGEYLFEEKKVYLQQMIQKRREKLEEIRESVRIRKEAADRVKAEGVEMFTALMELVERGLKELMKTMEEQQEAEEREAEGLIKELEEEIFELMKRSSEVEQLSHSEDHLLQHFCSLKAPPATKDWTEVMVHPSSYEGTVLRAVTQLEDTLSDKMMKIKMFEMKRLQQFAVDVTLDPLTANLYLVLSDDEKQVYCSDVWKKLPDNPKRFSNYINVLGKQNFSSGRFYFEVQVKGKTDWDLGVVKESINRKGKITLCPKNGSWTVALRDGNVYESYEDHSVILHLKRVPEKVGVFVDYEEGVVSFYDVDAAALIYSFTHCCFTHKLHPFFSPCSNYGGKNSAPLIICPVNQSE, from the exons ATGTCAAAG TTTGTGGACATGTCTCCTGCCTGCAGTGGGATGTTtgaacatcacttcctgtgctcCATCTGTCTGGAGGTGCTCACTGATCCAGTCACCACATCATGTGGACACAACTTCTGCAAAACATGCATCAGCACACACTGGGACACCAGTACCACCAGCAGGTGTCCCGTGTGTAATCAGGTGTTCAGCACTAAACCTCAGCTGAAGGTCAATATTATGATGCGTGAGATGGTTTCTCAGTTCAGACGTGAATCTGAGAagaaagcagcagcaccaggagaAGTTCCCTGTGACGTCTGCACTGGAACCAAAGTGAAGGCCCTGAAGTCCTGCCTGGACTGTGGGGTCTCCTACTGTGAGACTCACCTGGAGCCTCATCTGACAGCATCAGGCCTGGGAAGACATCAGCTGATGGAGCCTGTGGACAACCTGAAATCCATGATGTGTACAAAGCACAGCAAACCTCTGGAGATGTTCTGTCAGAGTGATCAGACACGTGTCTGCTTGATGTGTTCTGTTTTGGAGCACAAGAGTCACCAGTTAGTCCCTCTGGGAGAATATCTGTTTGAAGAAAAGAAAGTTTATCTTCAGCAGATGATCCaaaagagacgagagaagctgGAGGAGATCAGAGAGTCAGTGAGGATCAGGAAGGAAGCAGCAGACAGAGTAAAAGCTGAAGGTGTGGAGATGTTCACTGCTTTGATGGAGCTTGTTGAGAgaggcctgaaggagctgatgaagacaatggaggagcaacaggaagcagaagagagagaggctgaaggtttgatcaaagagctggaggaggaaatctttgagctgatgaagagaagctctgaggtggagcagctctcccactctgaagaccacctcctccaacacttctgctccctgaaagctcctccagccaccaaggactggacagaggttatggtccatccatcatcatatgaaggaactgtgctgagagctgtaactcagctggaggacacactcagtgacaaGATGATGAAGATAAAGATGTTTGAGATGAAGAGGCTGCAGCAGTTTGCAGTAGATGTGACTCTTGATCCTCTTACAGCTAATCTTTACCTTGTCCTGTCTGATGATGAAAAACAAGTTTACTGCAGTGATGTGTGGAAGAAACTTCCAGATAATCCAAAGAGATTTTCTAACTATATTAATGTTTTAGGGAAACAGAATTTCAGTTCAGGTAGATTTTACTTTGAGGTTCAggttaaaggaaaaactgaCTGGGATTTAGGAGTGGTTAAAGAATCCATCAACAGGAAGGGAAAGATCACTCTGTGTCCTAAGAATGGTTCATGGACTGTGGCActcagagatggaaatgtgtatGAATCATATGAAGatcattcagtcattcttcatctgaagcgtgttcctgagaaggtgggtgtgtttgtggactatgaggagggtgtggtctccttttatgatgtagatgctgcagctctgatctactccttcactcactgctgcttcactcatAAACTACACCCATTCTTTAGTCCCTGTTCAAACTATGGTGGTAAAAACTCAGCACCTCTGATCATctgtcctgtcaatcaaagtgaatga
- the LOC114460683 gene encoding E3 ubiquitin-protein ligase TRIM39-like, with protein MGHLTSKFVDMSPACSGTSEHHFLCSICLEVLTDPVTTPCGHNFCKTCISTHWDTSTTSRCPVCNQVFSTKPQLKVNIIMREMVSQFRRESEKKAAAPGEVLCDVCTGTKVKALKSCLDCVFSYCETHLEPHLTASGLRRHQLVEPVENLETRMCPKHSKPLELFCQSDQTRVCLMCSVLEHKSHQLVPLGEDLFEDKKVYLQQMIQKRREKLDVIRESVRIRKEAADRGKAEGVEMFTALMELVERGLKELMKTMEEQQEAEEREAEGLIKELEEEIFELMKRSSEVEQLSHSEDHLLQHFCSLKAPPATKDWTEVMVHPSSHEGTVLRAVAQLEDTLSDEMKMMKMKMMQQFAVDVTLDPLTAHPYLVLSDDGKQVCHSDEKKKLPHNKERFSPCVNVLGKQSFSSGRFYFEVQVKGKTKWDLGVVKESINRKAYITPTPKNGYWMVALRDGNVYKAYEDHSVILHLKCFPEKVGVFVDYEEGVVSFYDVDAAALIYSFTHCCFTHKLHPFFSPCLNDGGKNSAPLIICPVNQSE; from the exons ATGGGACATCTAACGTCAAAG TTTGTGGACATGTCTCCTGCCTGCAGTGGGACGTCtgaacatcacttcctgtgctcCATCTGTCTGGAGGTGCTCACTGATCCAGTCACCACACCATGTGGACACAACTTCTGCAAAACATGCATCAGCACACACTGGGACACCAGTACCACCAGCAGGTGTCCCGTGTGTAATCAGGTGTTCAGCACTAAACCTCAGCTGAAGGTCAATATTATAATGCGTGAGATGGTTTCTCAATTCAGACGTGAATCTGAGAagaaagcagcagcaccaggagaAGTTCTCTGTGATGTCTGCACTGGAACCAAAGTAAAGGCCCTGAAGTCCTGCCTGGACTGTGTGTTCTCCTACTGTGAGACTCACCTGGAGCCTCATCTGACAGCATCAGGCCTGAGAAGACATCAGCTGGTGGAGCCTGTGGAGAACCTGGAAACCAGGATGTGTCCAAAGCACAGCAAACCTCTGGAGCTGTTCTGTCAGAGCGATCAGACACGTGTCTGCTTGATGTGTTCTGTTTTGGAGCACAAGAGTCACCAGTTAGTCCCTCTGGGAGAAGATCTGTTTGAAGACAAGAAAGTTTATCTTCAGCAGATGATCCaaaagagacgagagaagctgGACGTGATCAGAGAGTCAGTGAGGATCAGGAAGGAAGCAGCAGACAGAGGGAAAGCTGAAGGTGTGGAGATGTTCACTGCTCTGATGGAGCTTGTTGAGAgaggcctgaaggagctgatgaagacaatggaggagcaacaggaagcagaagagagagaggctgaaggtttgatcaaagagctggaggaggaaatctttgagctgatgaagagaagctctgaggtggagcagctctccCACTCTGAAGACCACCTCCTCCAACACTTCTGCTCCCTGAAAGCTCCTCCAGCCACCAAGGACTGGACAGAGGTCATGGTCCATCCATCATCACATGAGGGGACTGTGCTGAGAGCTGTGGCTCAGCtggaggacacactcagtgatgagatgaagatgatgaagatgaagatgatgcaGCAGTTTGCAGTAGATGTGACTCTTGATCCTCTTACAGCTCATCCTTACCTtgtcctgtctgatgatggaaaaCAAGTTTGCCACAGTGATGAGAAGAAGAAACTTCCACACAACAAAGAGAGATTTTCTCCTTGTGTCAATGTTTTAGGGAAACAGAGTTTCAGTTCAGGTAGATTTTACTTTGAGGTTCAGGTTAAAGGAAAAACTAAATGGGATTTAGGAGTGGTTAAAGAATCCATCAACAGGAAGGCATATATTACTCCGACTCCTAAGAATGGTTACTGGATGGTGGCActcagagatggaaatgtgtatAAAGCATATGAAGatcattcagtcattcttcatctgaagtgttttcctgagaaggtgggtgtgtttgtggactatgaggagggtgtggtctccttttatgatgtagatgctgcagctctgatctactccttcactcactgctgcttcactcatAAACTACACCCATTCTTTAGTCCCTGTTTAAACGATGGTGGTAAAAACTCAGCACCTCTGATCATctgtcctgtcaatcaaagtgaatga